The sequence TCTACGAAATCAACCGCCGATTTAATGTCAAAATGCCGATTGTCGACGCGGTTTATACTATTCTCTACGAAAAAGCTGCGCCAACTACAGAAATGAATGCCCTGAAAGAGTTGTTAACGTAATAGAGCCAGATCGGACGAAAGTGATCGTTGCAGGAATTGGCTCTGTTGTCGTATTGAATGGAGAATATAAAAGACTTATTCAACATATTTCCACGTCCGGGCCGGGTAGAGTGGATCGGCATTCGGCCAGAACGGCGGAACCCCGTAGTCGTTGTGCAATCGGTCGACGTGTCGGAAAAGAAGGGGCTGCTGGGTGATCATTACAGCGGCCAAAGCGGAAATCGTCACGTTACGCTCATTCAGGCCGAGCATTTGCCGGTCGTAGCTGCGCTGACTGGCCGCGACGAACTTGATCCGGGCA comes from Spirosoma aureum and encodes:
- a CDS encoding MOSC domain-containing protein, which translates into the protein MENIKDLFNIFPRPGRVEWIGIRPERRNPVVVVQSVDVSEKKGLLGDHYSGQSGNRHVTLIQAEHLPVVAALTGRDELDPGIVRRNLVVSGINLLALKDQQIEIGEVVLQVTGQCHPCSKMETALGPGGYNAMRGHGGMTAKVIRGGTIRVGDTVVVTKPT